Proteins encoded by one window of Deltaproteobacteria bacterium:
- a CDS encoding MFS transporter translates to MKKHYAWVIAWTGALVVLLAHGFGRMSYSVILPPMKEGLSLTYTQVGLIGTGNFIGYLCLAVIGGFLAARFGARNIIFISLLVMGVCLFLTGLSESFGSAFVMRLITGMGNGGSYIPVMALPAAWFVVRKRGLGTGIATVGTGIGLSLAGIILPYFIVNYGNNGWRYAWYAMGIIVFAGSFIVFALERNTPAEKGLSMYGSTGDEKGNQGNRHGVSFLSAWRDVIKEREIWKLGSVYLMYGFSYIIYLTFFIAYLTKEIGLSPKNAGGMFAVLGLCSISSGVLWGSVSDKVGRRFGSMYAYIVLAFSYLIFAFWTNLPGLYISTIIYGFTISSIPVILAAAAGDAVGPRLAPAGLCITLFFGVGQALGPAAAGYIKDVTGSFTGAFVLSTVVSFAGAVGSLFLRKKA, encoded by the coding sequence ATGAAGAAACATTATGCATGGGTTATTGCATGGACAGGAGCTCTTGTTGTTCTCCTTGCCCATGGATTTGGGAGGATGTCGTATTCGGTCATTCTACCACCCATGAAAGAAGGGTTGTCTTTGACCTATACCCAGGTAGGTCTTATTGGCACCGGTAATTTCATCGGCTATCTCTGTCTCGCAGTGATTGGAGGTTTCCTTGCTGCCCGTTTCGGGGCAAGAAATATTATCTTTATTTCCCTTCTGGTCATGGGGGTCTGTCTTTTTCTTACAGGACTCTCCGAATCATTTGGCTCTGCCTTTGTTATGCGGCTGATTACAGGAATGGGTAATGGCGGAAGCTATATCCCTGTTATGGCCCTACCCGCTGCGTGGTTCGTGGTTCGAAAACGAGGTCTTGGTACAGGTATTGCCACAGTAGGAACCGGTATAGGACTCTCTCTCGCAGGTATTATCCTTCCTTATTTTATTGTCAACTATGGAAACAATGGATGGAGGTATGCATGGTATGCTATGGGGATCATAGTCTTTGCGGGTTCCTTTATTGTGTTTGCCCTTGAGAGAAACACTCCTGCGGAAAAAGGTCTCTCAATGTATGGCAGCACTGGGGATGAAAAGGGTAATCAGGGCAACAGGCATGGTGTTTCTTTCCTTTCGGCGTGGCGCGATGTGATAAAAGAAAGGGAAATCTGGAAGCTGGGCAGCGTATACTTAATGTACGGCTTCTCTTACATTATCTACCTTACTTTTTTTATTGCATATCTTACGAAAGAGATTGGTCTTTCTCCCAAAAATGCCGGCGGAATGTTCGCTGTCCTTGGTTTATGCAGCATATCAAGCGGTGTGTTGTGGGGGAGCGTGTCTGATAAGGTCGGGAGACGGTTTGGATCTATGTATGCCTATATCGTTCTTGCTTTCTCTTACCTTATCTTCGCATTTTGGACCAATCTTCCGGGATTGTATATATCAACCATCATTTATGGCTTTACCATTTCTTCAATCCCCGTTATTCTGGCTGCTGCTGCCGGGGATGCAGTGGGCCCAAGGTTGGCCCCTGCGGGACTTTGCATAACCTTATTCTTCGGCGTTGGACAGGCATTAGGCCCGGCTGCGGCCGGCTATATTAAAGATGTAACAGGATCTTTTACAGGAGCCTTTGTTTTATCCACCGTTGTTTCCTTTGCTGGTGCCGTGGGATCGTTATTTCTGAGAAAAAAGGCGTGA